Proteins from one Deinococcus grandis genomic window:
- a CDS encoding IS630 family transposase (programmed frameshift) encodes MPPAWQPTRWTREQMEERRLFAEPYLRAGELSSTQIAERCGVSSSAVRRWRQRLRTQGSLEATIAPGRTPRLTDAQIAQIMTILSAGPGPAQAPNARWTCPQVRELIGQTYDVWYDVDHLSRLLRQWGFTPQKPMRRAREQDQEALVTWVDTTVPELKKKVEAGETLVFIDEVGFSLKPTVTRTWAPCGQTPVLVSKYRWDSVSTIGAIATTGQFLQHTHPASINGAHVLSFLSHLLRHISGSITVLLDNARIHKTKALGAFVAAEPRLSVVYFPPYAPELNPIEPVWAYVKQHVLANFCPSDLQTLKARLPVAWRKVRAAELPRRLLHGARL; translated from the exons ATGCCGCCAGCCTGGCAACCCACCCGGTGGACCCGCGAACAGATGGAAGAACGGCGACTGTTCGCTGAGCCGTATCTCCGCGCAGGGGAGCTCAGCTCCACCCAGATCGCCGAACGGTGCGGCGTCAGCAGCAGTGCCGTTCGACGATGGCGACAACGTCTGCGCACACAGGGCTCTCTTGAAGCCACCATTGCTCCAGGCCGCACACCACGACTGACAGACGCTCAGATCGCCCAGATCATGACGATCCTCAGCGCGGGGCCGGGCCCCGCGCAGGCCCCGAATGCCCGCTGGACGTGCCCACAGGTGCGCGAGCTGATCGGCCAGACCTACGACGTGTGGTACGACGTCGATCACCTCAGTCGGCTCTTACGGCAGTGGGGATTCACACCACAGAAACCGATGAGGCGGGCACGAGAACAGGATCAGGAGGCCCTCGTCACCTGGGTGGACACCACGGTGCCCGAGTTG AAAAAAAAAGTTGAGGCCGGAGAAACACTCGTCTTCATCGATGAGGTGGGCTTCAGCTTGAAGCCCACCGTGACCCGCACCTGGGCCCCCTGTGGTCAGACGCCCGTGTTGGTGTCCAAGTACCGCTGGGACAGCGTGTCGACGATTGGAGCGATCGCCACGACGGGACAGTTTCTGCAACACACGCATCCAGCGTCGATCAACGGCGCACACGTCCTGTCGTTTCTGTCGCATCTGTTGCGTCACATTTCTGGATCGATCACGGTACTGCTCGATAACGCCCGCATTCACAAGACGAAGGCGCTGGGCGCCTTCGTTGCAGCTGAACCTCGATTGTCGGTGGTGTACTTCCCGCCATACGCGCCTGAACTGAATCCGATTGAGCCGGTGTGGGCGTATGTGAAGCAGCATGTCCTCGCGAACTTCTGCCCGTCAGATCTTCAGACGTTGAAGGCCCGATTGCCCGTGGCGTGGCGGAAAGTGCGAGCGGCTGAGCTTCCAAGGCGCCTCCTGCATGGAGCTCGGCTGTGA
- a CDS encoding Fic/DOC family protein, whose amino-acid sequence MADPYLQENGTFKNRLGITDAAELQARETAISSVRLAQMQQLERPVGRFDLHHLREIHRRAFGDVYEWAGKTRGEWTTIEGERFMPPAGLMKGGTRFADGPMVEPFLRDTFRQLERDDQLRGLSRPEFAGKAAELMGDMNAAHPFREGNGRTQREFMRELGVEAGHQLNFSVVSQARMIQVSIESARGDNEGLRRMLLEISDRQAVRALQQAEQALEKRGHDWNGLYVAITTKGQQYAGEVAWKGRELSAVQDGNRVIVAPTRELGRGVQEGQTVQFTASGRVQGMDLER is encoded by the coding sequence GTGGCCGATCCTTACCTCCAGGAGAACGGCACCTTCAAAAACCGCCTGGGCATCACGGACGCCGCCGAGCTACAGGCCCGCGAGACAGCCATCAGCAGTGTGCGTCTGGCCCAGATGCAGCAGCTGGAGCGGCCGGTGGGCCGCTTTGATCTGCACCACCTGCGCGAGATCCACCGCCGTGCGTTCGGCGACGTGTACGAGTGGGCCGGGAAGACCCGCGGGGAGTGGACCACCATCGAGGGCGAGCGATTCATGCCCCCTGCAGGGCTGATGAAGGGCGGGACCCGCTTTGCGGATGGCCCCATGGTTGAGCCCTTCCTGCGCGACACCTTCCGCCAGCTGGAGCGAGACGACCAGCTGCGCGGCCTGTCCCGGCCGGAGTTCGCGGGGAAGGCCGCTGAGCTGATGGGGGACATGAATGCCGCCCACCCCTTCCGCGAAGGAAACGGCCGCACGCAACGCGAGTTCATGCGTGAGCTGGGGGTGGAAGCGGGCCACCAGCTGAACTTCTCGGTGGTGAGCCAGGCACGCATGATTCAGGTCAGCATCGAATCCGCGCGGGGGGACAACGAGGGCCTGCGCCGGATGCTGCTGGAGATCAGCGACCGCCAGGCGGTCAGGGCCTTGCAGCAGGCCGAACAGGCTCTGGAGAAGCGCGGGCACGACTGGAATGGGCTCTATGTGGCCATCACGACCAAAGGCCAGCAGTACGCCGGCGAAGTAGCCTGGAAGGGGCGTGAGCTGTCCGCCGTGCAGGACGGAAACCGTGTGATCGTGGCGCCGACGCGCGAGCTGGGGCGCGGCGTGCAGGAAGGACAGACAGTGCAGTTCACCGCGAGCGGGCGCGTGCAGGGGATGGATCTGGAGCGGTAA
- a CDS encoding antitoxin VbhA family protein, whose amino-acid sequence MTVQDSPILAQERRRQALDHARHEARLEGLHIDPAFEGHLDGYVRGELSADEVVERLKTAPLPARRP is encoded by the coding sequence ATGACCGTACAGGATTCTCCCATTCTGGCCCAGGAGCGCCGGCGTCAGGCCCTGGATCACGCCCGGCATGAAGCGCGCCTTGAAGGCCTGCACATCGATCCCGCGTTTGAGGGTCACTTGGACGGGTACGTGCGCGGTGAGTTGAGCGCGGATGAGGTCGTGGAGCGCCTGAAAACGGCCCCACTTCCAGCCCGTCGTCCCTGA
- a CDS encoding WD40 repeat domain-containing protein — MRVLFPLLLGLSLAAPSPVPPLPPAGQVDVGAPAQSVALSADGRTLVVGTASDVQRLDPRTLRPLGVLPGSDGGGWGATFSRAGRLAAADMSRGVTVWDDLNRPPRTLDSPGGRVFALAWHPDGQRLALGDAGGHWQVTPGGPRGQLRGDVMAAAWSLDGRTLFLSTGQEDSATYALDAATGRVRWRQQNVPAMHTRRAYYGLDEVNGLSLSPDGLTLASAHQDGRVLLRDAATGHLRRTLTGGEDTRWAAFTPDGAQVVAVGETGRVNAWTAAGQLVGQAQVSGELWHVLVLPDGRALTAGADGTVRAWTLPTQVR; from the coding sequence ATGCGCGTCCTGTTCCCACTGCTGCTCGGCCTGAGTCTCGCTGCCCCTTCCCCAGTGCCCCCCTTGCCCCCGGCTGGGCAGGTAGACGTCGGCGCGCCCGCCCAGAGCGTCGCCCTGAGCGCCGATGGCCGCACCCTCGTGGTCGGCACGGCCAGCGACGTGCAGCGCCTCGACCCCAGAACGCTCCGCCCCCTGGGTGTCCTGCCCGGCAGTGACGGCGGCGGGTGGGGCGCGACCTTCAGCCGCGCGGGCCGACTGGCCGCCGCCGACATGAGCCGCGGCGTGACCGTCTGGGACGACCTGAACCGCCCACCACGCACGCTCGACTCGCCCGGCGGGCGGGTGTTCGCCCTCGCGTGGCACCCGGACGGCCAGCGACTCGCACTGGGCGACGCGGGCGGGCACTGGCAGGTCACGCCCGGCGGGCCGCGCGGCCAGCTGCGCGGCGACGTCATGGCCGCCGCCTGGAGTCTGGACGGCCGGACGCTGTTTCTCAGCACCGGACAGGAGGACAGCGCCACGTACGCGCTGGACGCCGCCACCGGCCGGGTCCGCTGGCGGCAGCAGAACGTCCCCGCCATGCACACCCGCCGCGCCTATTACGGCCTGGACGAGGTGAACGGCCTGAGCCTCTCCCCGGACGGGCTCACCCTGGCCAGCGCGCATCAGGACGGGCGGGTCCTGCTGCGTGACGCCGCGACCGGCCACCTGCGCCGCACCCTCACGGGCGGCGAGGACACCCGCTGGGCGGCCTTCACGCCGGACGGCGCGCAGGTCGTCGCGGTGGGCGAAACGGGCCGCGTGAACGCCTGGACAGCCGCCGGGCAACTGGTCGGGCAGGCGCAGGTCAGCGGGGAGCTCTGGCACGTCCTCGTCCTGCCGGACGGGCGGGCGCTGACGGCCGGGGCGGACGGCACCGTGCGCGCCTGGACGCTGCCTACACAGGTCCGCTGA
- a CDS encoding Lrp/AsnC family transcriptional regulator produces MIVLDSALAARLLTDPHTRRILAAFQGDGQVIADAARALNLPLETVRYRARRAVQAGVLVAAGRRTRRGRTQAVYRLPLPVFVPGLQVPGGPDTLLHPDEDAFLAQVRRVRAALLAGGGWGLRVTAGTPDLVAELARPEQRGATMDDLRDRQAPAVVDVSSTLTLSAEDAKALQAELLDVYARYAARQRPGAAHLLGLTLYPASP; encoded by the coding sequence GTGATCGTCCTCGACTCGGCCCTGGCCGCCCGGCTGCTCACCGACCCGCACACGCGGCGCATCCTGGCGGCCTTCCAGGGGGACGGGCAGGTGATCGCCGACGCGGCCCGCGCGCTGAACCTGCCGCTGGAGACCGTGCGGTACCGCGCGCGGCGCGCCGTGCAGGCGGGGGTGCTGGTCGCGGCGGGTCGGCGCACGCGGCGCGGGCGGACGCAGGCGGTGTACCGACTGCCGCTGCCGGTGTTCGTGCCGGGCCTGCAGGTGCCCGGCGGGCCGGACACCCTGCTGCATCCGGATGAGGACGCCTTCCTGGCGCAGGTGCGGCGCGTGAGGGCCGCGCTGCTCGCCGGGGGCGGGTGGGGGCTGCGCGTCACGGCGGGCACACCGGACCTGGTGGCCGAACTGGCCCGGCCGGAGCAGCGCGGCGCGACCATGGACGACCTGCGGGACCGGCAGGCCCCGGCGGTGGTGGACGTCAGCAGCACCCTGACCCTGAGTGCCGAGGACGCCAAGGCCCTGCAGGCCGAACTGCTGGACGTCTACGCCCGCTACGCGGCCCGGCAGCGGCCCGGCGCGGCGCACCTGCTGGGCCTCACGCTGTACCCGGCGTCCCCGTGA